One Vibrio sp. 16 genomic window carries:
- a CDS encoding organic hydroperoxide resistance protein yields MTTLYKTQATALAGRNGQVKTDDGLLDLELSYPKEMGGSGAATNPEQLFAAGYSACFSNAILHVAREAKVALKNAPVTAEVGIGPNETGGFALTVSLAAELDLPQEQALELTKVAHQVCPYSNAVRGNIDVKVTVNGQAI; encoded by the coding sequence ATGACTACCCTATACAAGACTCAAGCAACAGCACTCGCAGGTCGTAATGGCCAAGTAAAAACAGATGATGGACTTCTCGACTTAGAACTTTCTTACCCTAAAGAGATGGGGGGCAGTGGCGCGGCGACCAACCCAGAACAGCTATTTGCTGCAGGCTACTCTGCGTGTTTCTCTAACGCCATTCTACATGTCGCTCGTGAAGCGAAAGTTGCGCTAAAAAACGCGCCAGTTACCGCTGAAGTAGGCATTGGTCCTAATGAAACAGGGGGCTTTGCTTTAACGGTGAGTTTAGCGGCAGAGCTGGATTTACCTCAAGAGCAAGCACTTGAACTGACAAAAGTCGCCCACCAAGTTTGCCCTTACTCAAACGCGGTTCGTGGCAACATTGACGTTAAAGTCACGGTGAACGGCCAAGCAATTTAA